Genomic DNA from Nicotiana tabacum cultivar K326 chromosome 21, ASM71507v2, whole genome shotgun sequence:
gaccaacgttggtctctATTTcattaagcgaccaactttggtcgctagcttttgaattatatttatttatattttaattttttttaaataaatatatatttattaaaatattataactgggtcccatgttagcgaccaatgttggtcgctaccAGTTTATCCTtcaattagcgaccaacgttggttgcaagttttaaattatatatatttatattttataagttttataaaataataataaaattattaacaaatttaatgtgggtcccactttagcgaccaatattggtcgctaatctcagtataTATTTggccaagcaagtctgaccagtccagtTAACAATTTGACTAAATTTGCGGCCAAATAGataccaactttggtcgctaatatatttcaaatattttttttattattttcggcAGTTTggcaaccaactttggtcgcttttcttgacataccaaatttggtcgctaatttttggTTGCTTTttcccggatttctagtagtgttagtTGCTCTCGACAAATTTGAGAACTCCAATACGAATACTATGAAACTTATTGTAAATGGCCAATAGTTTTCACATTACTTCACGGAGCACCGCATTAGGTGTTGCTACTTGTAGCGATTTACTGGATCTGGAAATAATTGATATAGTTTTTAACAATAAACTTACATAGTTTGATCACACTTCCACTGGTCAAACACCAAAAAAGTCACAACATTCTTTAGTTGGTCCAAATCTCACATTCTTTGGCAGAAAGCGACACAACTAGTTGCCATATTACTATCCAGCGTGTCAATGGTTTGGtgaaggaacaacaacaacaacccagtagaatTTCACAAGTAGGGTTTGggaagggtagtgtatacgcagatcTTACCTTTACCTCGAAAGgttagagaggctgtttctgaaagaccctcggctcaagataataaaaagacaaaaggagagaATATTAGATTCATCACGGAGATCAATggaaaaataggaacataaaatgcaaaagaaaaatgcaaagcaaaaaCGATGGCTAGTAAGTGGAACCTGCgtcgaaaatagaaaatagtaaGAAACGACATTAcccctagctatcttagacaaaacctTACCGGACTAGGCTCACAAAGACAGAAAGTaacgcaagactcaactacctcctagccaacaaccgtaatactcgacctccacaacttcctatcaagtaTCATGTCCTCGGAAACCTGAAGCCTCGTcatatcctgtctgatcacctctccccaatactttttaggcctccctctacctcttcttgtgCCTTCCACaaccaaccgctcacacctccttactggagcatctgggcttctcctatgtacatgcccgaaccatctgaacATCGCTTCCTGCATCTTCTCATCAATGGGAgtcacgtgcaccttctcccggatatcatcattcctaatcttatccatcctagtgtgcccgcacatccacctcaacatcctcatttttgctactttcatcttttggagaaTTTCGTAATTCCTTTCTTGTCAATCCTGCGTGTCAATTCTTAGCACACAAGTTGCTTGCGTGTCATTAACgaatttaatcccctcattgATGCTTAATATTTTTGGATTagttcctcctaggataaaacgGAATAACTATTCTGTAATACTGGTAATAGAAATTACAGAATTTCATCGAACTCAATAATCGGAGCAAATAACACTTGGCAGTTTGGCACTTATGTTTTCTTTTGAAAAACAATGCAACAATATAAAAGAGAGTGGAGAGAATTTTCAGAATATTTAGTGTGTTAAAAAATGAGGCAAGACCTCTCTATTTATAGCCAACAAATGGATGGAAAGAaaaggtattttttttttttttgtggtgtCTGTTTGCAACATATTTTTGAGATATGAAAAATTAACTACAATCACAAAATAtgagaaaattatttttactaatcaGTTGTGAGTACAATTCTATTTATCCATTGATTCTTCTCTCCTGATTATTTTGGTAATTCGAGGGCTGGAGCAGCGTGTTTCTTGAACGTAGAATAAATTCATGGGATGCATTTCATCTCCATAAAATTATTTTGTGGATCTTCTTGAAGTATTTGATTATCAAGAAGTACTCGACTGCATCTTGATCTCTTTGTGAGTATCCTGTGAGATTCAAGATAATCTCCATTTTTTGTGATGTTTTTCAAGGGAATATGTACCCTTTTTATAGGTGTAACTTAGGATTATAGTAGAGTAGCCTTCAAGTCAGGGTTTTGGTAGAGTGGACTCCAAGcaaccctaatagactcctagAATTGTCTTGTAGTGTTTGGAATTAATTAGGATTTCGCCAAATTTCTTACGGGCTTGATCCGTTAAAATTTTAACGTCTACAGTGTCTTTTGGGAAAACAACTCTTTATTTTCCATTCACATGTCAACTAAAGAACCCAACATAGATATGCACAACAGAGATCACCCAGTTCTTACCCAAGAAGCGAGGAATGCGGTTGACGACATCACCCTTCCGATAAGACACGAATTCTTCAAACCAACACACATAAATTAACCACACTAGAATTATATATTTGCATGGTCTAACTTTAATATGTCTAATAGCTTTATATGGCGATCGGTTGAACTAATTATATTTACTTCTCGTAATCGTAAATTACAAGCTAAATCTCACGTTGAAGGAGCAATTCCCCACTATTAAATAAATCAGCATTGGCTTTGGCTAGGTATCAAGCTGTTTTATTTCCCGTTCGTTTTTATTAATGAGttttatttcaactatttttaccCAAAAGGAGgacaaaaaaaaagagtaaaagcaGGTGGTGCTGCCCCCACTTTACGTATAcatactttttatttatttttcttcatccCTTCAACCAAAAGCGATATAGTATGGTTGACCAAAACAACTtatattttcatgctttgtttaaTGCGTTAATTAAAAAAATTCCTAGGCATCATGATATTACAGATGTTTATAATCCTAACAAAAAACTACCAACTCCATCTATTTGTCATTGAACACTATATATACTCATGAATACCATCTCAAATATTTCATCACAATAACGAGCTATCCTTAAATATTAAAACTTCTTCTATATAACAAGTCTTTAGAACTAAAATTTTGGCAAGAAATGGCTAAATCAGTGAGCTTTTTTATGGTCATATCTCTTCTTGCTTTTGCACCAATATGTTTTTGTAGCAAGAGCAATTATTATGGTTACCTATACCCACAGTTTTACGATTGGTCATGCCCACAAGCTAAAGAAATCGTCAAGTCTGTTGTTGCTAAGGCCGTAGCCAGAGAAGCCCGAATGGCTGCCTCTTTGCTGAGGCTCCATTTCCATGATTGCTTTGTCAAGGTAAAACTCATCATTGAGATTACACTTAATAACGATgatattttaagttaatttgcGCGCAGCTCAACTATTCAATCAAGCACTTGCTATCATAAGTGGTTCTAAGTCTAAACTTGAAGGGTTCGATCTATGAAGTTCTTAGCATTAAACTCGCtatacttttgaaattatagaTTCTaatgtacacacacacacacacacacacacacatatatatatatatatatatatatatatatatatatatatatatatatatatatatatatatatatatatacacacacacacacacacacacacacacacacacacacaaaatacAATTGAACCCATAGTGCATAGTCATCTACCTCTCTACCTACTACCTCAATTTATTACAAACAAAAACGACTTATTCAACGGGGCTATTAGAGAAGTAGTCTTCGTTCTTTGACTTCTTTTCTCGGTCAAGCTTCCTTGTTTGTAGTATCGGTCCATAATTGTTGACTCTCTTCTTTATAGCCTAGTCTGTATCCACAAGTGACGTGACTCTATACAGATGCCCTTCCCTTTGCATAATATACGACTAAGTGACTTCATAACTTCAATGTACTTTTTTTCTTACTGTTGCATAGGCCTTCATGGTGCTTTCATCGCTTTGCCTATAGAAGGCAGCTTGGCTTCGCTATAGCTTATGACTTGGTATAGAGCCATGTGGTCGTTCGTTTTTCCACCAAAATGCCTATAAGATAGTGGTTGGCCTTTCCAATGCCTACTTCCTGACTTATTTGAGGAGTCAATTTTCTTTGAAGATCGAGGAACATAGTGTTGGACAATTACGACATTCTAGTCATGTCGAACAAGTCCGGATTCTGAGTGCATAGGTTACAACTACCTCTGTCTACTACCTCTCATAAGTACAAGCATTGGATAACTCTACCCACCAAAATTTAGGCAGACAAAAAGATACTATCTCTTAataatttttgtttatatttgaaTCTTGATTTCCCATGATTTTTATCTACTTCATTGATGGCTAGGCCAGGGGTGGAGCTAGCCTTCGGATACGGGTTCGGCTGAACCAGTAACTTTTGTTCAAACCCTGTATGCAGTAGAGTTGTTCTACAGTACAAAATGGTAGCTAACTATATTTTCATACTATGATCATGTAGGGATGTGATGCATCGTTGCTTCTGGACAGCAGTGCAACCCTAATAAGTGAAAAGAGATCAAACACCAACAGGAATTCAGTTCGTGGATTTGAAGTAATTGATGAGATTAAATCAGCACTTGAAAAAGAGTGCCCTCAAACTGTTTCTTGTGCTGATATCTTGGCGCTTGCTGCTAGGGATTCTACAGTTTTAGTAAGTATAACCACAATCCTAGCAAATAAAATTGTTCAAATAAACCTTGATAGTAGGTTAATTAGCTATCGTTTTTATACGATtacaaattaattaataatatttgtTATGGAGATTTATCAATAATTAACTTACAAATTACTTGAtgcataaatattttttttatattatcaatacataaaacttaaatttatttatttacagGCTGGTGGACCAAATTGGGAGGTTCCATTGGGAAGAAGAGACTCAAGAGATGCTAGCTTAAGTGGCTCCAACAATAACATTCCTGCTCCAAACAACACTTTTAATACCATTCTCACAAAATTCAAGTTAAAAGGACTTGATCTTGTTGACCTTGTTACTTTATCTGGTATAATATTCTATTTTTCTTTAACCAATTCCCTTGAATCCATTCGTTTGTCCCTCCCCTCGCTTGTAGGCTCTTTCCTATACATTTCTTAATTGAATTTAACTTTTATCCATACggtataaaaaatatatactatCTACAAGTAGTTTCTTTTATATTAAGTGAAATTAGTAACTTAAAACATAAAGCAAGTAACATGCTGCAAGTAAAATAACTTGTTATAACATGCCACTTACCTTATTTTTCAGGTGTTTTATCTCACTTTTTATGGATTTAATTACCTGTAATTATATTTTAGGTGACTTGATAGTATACAAAATCTTTTATATATTGTTCGTGCATAGAAGTTAAATTTGATTAAAATACATTAACTATAAAAAATCCTTTATAATGTGGGCGCATATAAGTTAAATCCTTGTTTATTTTTAGGAAGACTAGGGAGCACACTTAAAACTATAGTTGACACAAGGGTGGGGtatatatcgggtaaaaccgataGCTAGAATCAAA
This window encodes:
- the LOC107771165 gene encoding peroxidase 72-like, with translation MAKSVSFFMVISLLAFAPICFCSKSNYYGYLYPQFYDWSCPQAKEIVKSVVAKAVAREARMAASLLRLHFHDCFVKGCDASLLLDSSATLISEKRSNTNRNSVRGFEVIDEIKSALEKECPQTVSCADILALAARDSTVLAGGPNWEVPLGRRDSRDASLSGSNNNIPAPNNTFNTILTKFKLKGLDLVDLVTLSGSHTIGNARCTSFRQRLYNQSGNSLPDYTLDQTYAAQLRTRCPKSGGDQNLFVMDFVSPTKFDNSYFKNLLASRGLFNSDQVLVTKNQATLALVKLYAENNEIFFEQFAKSMVKMGNISPLTGYRGEIRKNCRMMNS